The following are from one region of the Hydrogenimonas sp. SS33 genome:
- a CDS encoding TetR/AcrR family transcriptional regulator translates to MKGSKKEKILLVAAQYFSKKGFEGASLEEIASEVGVTKPAIYYHFRDKADLYEAVLLFRLENLAKRIKEAVAGQQGAEAKLRTYIEAFGAFLQEYPCFAAILAHEFADDGKQMTDRAAAALAETLGTVTAVLNEGMEEGVFAMENPMVVQMMIVSTLIMHQTTKTVRARVAKNVQGKFPVSPDPSLPDLTRILANKILKSVRKEKQ, encoded by the coding sequence ATGAAAGGAAGCAAAAAGGAGAAGATCCTTCTTGTCGCTGCGCAGTACTTCTCCAAAAAAGGGTTCGAAGGAGCTTCATTGGAGGAGATCGCGTCGGAGGTGGGGGTGACCAAGCCGGCTATCTACTACCACTTCAGGGACAAGGCGGACCTCTATGAAGCGGTGCTGCTCTTTCGTCTCGAAAATCTGGCGAAGCGGATCAAAGAGGCGGTGGCGGGGCAGCAGGGTGCCGAAGCGAAACTTCGCACCTATATCGAAGCCTTCGGCGCGTTTTTGCAGGAATACCCCTGTTTCGCCGCCATTTTGGCCCACGAGTTCGCCGACGACGGCAAACAGATGACGGACCGGGCGGCTGCGGCCCTTGCGGAAACCCTGGGGACGGTGACGGCCGTTTTGAACGAGGGGATGGAAGAGGGGGTCTTCGCGATGGAGAATCCGATGGTGGTGCAGATGATGATCGTCTCCACCCTCATTATGCATCAGACCACCAAGACCGTCCGTGCCCGTGTGGCGAAAAACGTGCAGGGGAAATTTCCTGTCAGCCCCGACCCTTCACTGCCGGATTTGACAAGGATACTGGCCAACAAAATTCTCAAATCGGTCCGAAAGGAAAAGCAATGA
- a CDS encoding Spy/CpxP family protein refolding chaperone: protein MKKRLITLMAATAIAAGSAWAQPGQSGMHGPQHMAMQEKQQKHQKKMKKRGMRSVFLIRHGLPHYSMILMKMWDNKKLALTPEQKMKLEAIRRETMKQVMEIAPKVKELRKKIVQAAKSGAKPETLYADVDKLASLKAQATKVQLACMAKTRAVLTPEQMKLIEKHVKHMRKKHHKKKHDK from the coding sequence ATGAAAAAACGACTGATCACCCTGATGGCGGCGACCGCCATCGCCGCCGGTAGCGCCTGGGCCCAGCCCGGCCAGAGCGGCATGCACGGCCCCCAGCATATGGCGATGCAGGAGAAACAGCAAAAACATCAGAAAAAGATGAAAAAACGGGGCATGCGTTCGGTCTTCCTCATCCGGCACGGCCTTCCCCACTACTCGATGATCCTGATGAAAATGTGGGACAACAAGAAGCTGGCACTCACCCCCGAGCAGAAGATGAAACTCGAAGCGATCCGCCGGGAGACGATGAAACAGGTCATGGAGATCGCACCCAAGGTCAAAGAGCTTCGCAAAAAGATCGTCCAGGCGGCCAAAAGCGGTGCCAAACCCGAAACCCTCTACGCGGACGTGGACAAACTGGCATCCCTCAAAGCCCAGGCGACGAAAGTGCAGCTGGCCTGCATGGCGAAAACCCGCGCCGTATTGACGCCCGAACAGATGAAACTCATCGAAAAACACGTCAAACATATGCGCAAAAAACACCACAAAAAGAAACACGACAAATAG
- a CDS encoding sulfite exporter TauE/SafE family protein has product MEAINFWSIVTIAFLGSFGHCIGMCGGIVLAYTGTKVDPKWRTAHQSAAHLLYSLGRVTTYTVMGALFGYLGSVATFSGYTVAALFIFAGIVMVLTGLSIMGKVKFLTVIEHSLMKSSWYQKSFRAIMQDRSLFSFYLLGMLNGLLPCGFVYFFAVTAASTMSPFWGAVVMLVFGLSTIPALFSLGFFTGLMQKGKLRQTMVTLASIAVIVYGLVMIADATKFIRHPERSLLHCCD; this is encoded by the coding sequence ATGGAAGCGATCAATTTCTGGTCCATCGTGACCATCGCGTTTTTGGGGAGTTTCGGCCACTGCATCGGCATGTGCGGAGGTATCGTTCTGGCCTATACCGGCACCAAGGTCGACCCAAAATGGCGCACCGCCCACCAGTCGGCGGCCCACCTCCTCTACTCCCTGGGGCGGGTCACCACCTACACGGTGATGGGAGCGCTTTTCGGCTATCTTGGCAGCGTCGCCACCTTCAGCGGCTATACCGTCGCGGCCCTCTTCATCTTCGCCGGCATCGTCATGGTCCTCACCGGCCTTTCCATCATGGGAAAGGTGAAATTCCTCACCGTCATCGAGCACTCCCTGATGAAAAGCTCCTGGTACCAGAAGAGCTTCCGTGCCATCATGCAGGACCGTAGCCTCTTCAGCTTCTACCTGCTTGGCATGCTCAACGGCCTGCTGCCCTGCGGCTTCGTCTATTTCTTCGCCGTCACCGCCGCCAGCACCATGAGCCCCTTCTGGGGCGCGGTCGTCATGCTGGTTTTCGGCCTGAGCACCATCCCCGCCCTCTTCTCGCTGGGTTTCTTCACCGGATTGATGCAAAAAGGAAAACTGCGGCAAACCATGGTCACCCTCGCCTCCATCGCCGTCATCGTCTACGGCCTCGTGATGATCGCCGACGCGACCAAATTCATCCGCCATCCGGAAAGAAGCCTGCTGCACTGCTGTGATTGA
- a CDS encoding PKD domain-containing protein: MAAPISLELNAVPNNGPAPLLVHFDLQSEYIFDDYRWDFDGDGIIDVNTSIPHVDYTYTNIGTYRPTVRVDYQGIDIGKSVIVDVGGGLKVHYDDGIDPYRFERMYLLSTSEPFLLDKSVETDENGDVDITPPSVLGYTYIEYNVDPDLGDERHYVFRYFRDSGEKRWVRSKDSTMQSRIHISEDNLESLRVFGSNGIDYDNSVNGADINLTVTNRTDRLYRDKNGTKAFYLLKIVTQNSAEQRSIRPRTLVIANNVASHYCLFDDIELNDGITNIDATGCPALKKFKISGNDSLSLEEVVFTLQKNDMNITVDANELDDYVPVSELFENIKFVFSTHDENGHRAGYVTYTANHDQLIQWLQNLEDGDIVVLQLETDTKIVEIGIDADSVKIGNGLLTTLLTINEQNSSVKIVWGKNDESPVTLSINREYDEEEREWDYTVPFDALPDSILPDQWDLNVTLFEATVDSVEGMVDITTQSSGAQDCSLAFEFWPDSLKGSTNLIGLRLDHMPATITEMTFDRIDENKLWIDDFDGYIYSSGEIECCDGFGKCVSVEKSFQ; this comes from the coding sequence GTGGCAGCGCCTATTTCGCTTGAACTCAATGCAGTTCCGAATAATGGGCCTGCTCCTCTGCTCGTTCATTTTGATTTGCAAAGTGAATATATATTTGACGATTATCGATGGGATTTCGATGGAGACGGTATCATCGATGTCAATACCTCTATCCCGCACGTAGACTATACCTATACCAATATTGGTACCTATCGGCCTACCGTGAGGGTTGATTATCAGGGTATTGATATAGGAAAAAGCGTAATTGTCGATGTCGGCGGCGGTTTGAAAGTTCATTATGACGATGGGATTGATCCTTATCGTTTCGAAAGGATGTATCTGTTGTCGACCAGCGAGCCTTTTTTGCTGGATAAAAGTGTTGAAACGGATGAGAACGGAGATGTTGACATTACTCCACCATCTGTACTAGGTTACACCTACATTGAATACAATGTGGATCCCGATCTTGGAGATGAAAGACATTATGTGTTCCGATATTTTCGAGATTCAGGTGAAAAGAGATGGGTTCGTTCCAAGGATTCAACAATGCAAAGCAGAATTCATATTTCTGAGGATAATTTGGAATCCTTGAGGGTATTCGGATCCAATGGCATAGATTACGACAATTCCGTGAATGGTGCAGACATTAATTTGACAGTGACAAATCGTACGGACAGACTCTACAGAGATAAAAACGGGACCAAAGCTTTCTATTTACTCAAAATAGTGACGCAAAACTCCGCAGAGCAGAGATCGATTCGACCTAGAACGTTGGTGATTGCCAACAATGTTGCCTCCCATTATTGTCTCTTTGATGATATAGAATTGAACGATGGCATAACGAATATCGATGCCACCGGTTGTCCCGCATTGAAAAAATTTAAAATTTCTGGGAATGATTCACTCTCTCTGGAAGAGGTTGTTTTCACATTGCAAAAAAATGATATGAATATCACAGTTGATGCGAATGAACTGGATGATTACGTTCCTGTCAGTGAACTTTTCGAAAATATAAAATTTGTTTTTTCTACACATGATGAAAATGGTCATCGTGCCGGATACGTAACGTATACGGCTAATCATGATCAACTGATTCAATGGCTTCAAAATCTGGAAGATGGAGACATCGTTGTTCTCCAACTGGAAACGGATACGAAGATTGTTGAAATTGGCATTGATGCTGATAGTGTTAAAATTGGCAATGGACTTCTCACAACTCTTCTGACAATAAATGAACAAAATAGTAGTGTGAAAATCGTGTGGGGAAAAAATGACGAAAGTCCTGTGACTCTCTCTATAAATCGGGAATATGATGAAGAGGAACGAGAATGGGATTATACCGTTCCTTTCGATGCACTTCCCGATTCAATTTTACCGGATCAGTGGGATCTTAATGTCACATTGTTCGAAGCCACAGTAGATAGTGTAGAAGGAATGGTGGATATCACAACCCAATCTTCTGGTGCACAGGATTGCAGTCTCGCATTCGAATTTTGGCCTGATAGTTTGAAAGGAAGTACCAATCTTATTGGCTTACGGCTGGATCATATGCCGGCAACCATCACGGAAATGACGTTTGATCGCATTGATGAAAATAAACTCTGGATCGACGATTTTGACGGATATATTTATAGTAGTGGCGAGATTGAATGTTGCGATGGTTTTGGTAAGTGTGTTAGTGTCGAAAAGAGTTTTCAATAA
- a CDS encoding IS256 family transposase has product MKNDSEIFKEILTGFVTEEDPLLSMMKWMMDQLMQIEAQMKVGASKGEHSRERKSHFSGYRPRRFDTRLGTVYLMVPKIRKGGYVPFFITERRRSEQALMALVQEAYVNGVSTRKIERLAKELGIENISASQVSQINKGLDEQVEAFRNRPLRKEYPFVWVDALYEKIRNHEGRVISTALMVAYGVTIEGNREVLAIEPFVAESTETWKSFFDKLRTRGVEKIALLISDAHQGIQKAFKQSFIGASWQRCKVHFMRNILAHVPHRAKERFAARLKSIWLQESREDALKIAQMVIDEYDKKFPEAIEVLQNGLEDSLQFYHFPQIDKRRISSTNVLERINKEIRRRSKVVSVFPSRESYLRLIATYLMEYTEDWESERSYIQPAKLQEVMEIHEAQLQAA; this is encoded by the coding sequence ATGAAAAATGATAGCGAAATTTTCAAAGAGATCCTAACCGGATTCGTCACAGAGGAAGATCCGCTCTTGTCCATGATGAAGTGGATGATGGATCAGTTGATGCAGATCGAGGCACAGATGAAAGTGGGCGCATCAAAAGGAGAACACAGCCGTGAGCGAAAGAGCCATTTCAGCGGATACCGTCCAAGAAGGTTCGACACCAGACTGGGAACGGTCTACCTGATGGTTCCAAAGATCCGCAAAGGAGGCTACGTTCCCTTTTTCATCACCGAAAGAAGGCGAAGCGAGCAGGCGTTGATGGCTCTGGTGCAAGAGGCCTACGTCAATGGCGTATCAACCAGAAAGATCGAACGTCTTGCCAAAGAGCTCGGCATCGAGAATATCTCCGCTTCCCAGGTATCACAGATCAACAAGGGACTCGACGAACAGGTCGAGGCGTTTCGCAACCGTCCCTTGCGAAAGGAGTATCCCTTCGTCTGGGTCGACGCCTTGTATGAAAAGATCAGAAACCATGAAGGCAGAGTGATCTCCACGGCCCTGATGGTGGCCTACGGCGTGACGATAGAGGGCAACAGGGAGGTGCTGGCCATCGAACCCTTCGTCGCCGAGAGTACCGAAACGTGGAAAAGCTTTTTCGATAAATTGAGGACAAGAGGCGTCGAAAAGATCGCGCTGCTGATCAGCGACGCCCATCAGGGGATCCAGAAAGCTTTCAAGCAGAGTTTTATCGGCGCTTCGTGGCAGCGGTGCAAGGTCCACTTCATGCGCAACATCCTGGCCCATGTCCCCCACAGGGCCAAAGAGAGGTTCGCTGCCAGGCTCAAGAGCATCTGGCTGCAAGAGAGCAGAGAAGATGCACTCAAAATCGCACAGATGGTCATCGATGAATATGATAAGAAATTTCCCGAAGCGATCGAAGTCCTGCAAAACGGTCTGGAGGATTCGTTGCAGTTTTACCACTTTCCGCAGATCGACAAACGGCGGATCAGTTCGACCAACGTTTTAGAGAGGATCAACAAGGAGATCAGGAGGCGCTCGAAGGTGGTATCGGTTTTTCCTTCAAGAGAATCGTATCTGAGGCTGATCGCCACCTATCTGATGGAGTATACGGAGGATTGGGAATCTGAACGCAGTTACATCCAGCCTGCCAAACTGCAGGAGGTGATGGAAATCCACGAGGCGCAGCTTCAGGCTGCTTGA
- a CDS encoding transposase, which translates to MEEQQPPIKRFTAKKKADIVMDIFQGKTTVAEVSRKYDLTPAAIEEWMEEARAGMENQLRARPKDVAAMYEEKIKSMKEVIGELTLENIALKKYDALFGEEKK; encoded by the coding sequence TTGGAAGAACAGCAACCACCAATCAAACGCTTTACCGCCAAAAAGAAGGCGGATATCGTGATGGATATATTCCAGGGCAAGACGACCGTGGCCGAAGTGTCGCGCAAGTACGATCTGACACCCGCTGCCATCGAAGAGTGGATGGAGGAGGCCCGAGCGGGGATGGAGAACCAGCTGCGGGCCAGACCCAAAGATGTCGCTGCCATGTATGAAGAGAAGATCAAATCGATGAAAGAGGTGATCGGGGAACTGACACTGGAGAACATCGCGCTAAAAAAGTACGACGCTCTGTTCGGGGAAGAGAAGAAGTGA
- a CDS encoding IS3 family transposase, with protein MQVQSEMRNEGHSISITKLCRLFGIARRSFYYKPTRRTPKLDEERVQKVKEKMETFPTYGYRRLALLLGMNKKAVQRILQIKGWQVRKRSKGHRPRAKAMPSRSQRPDQRWAIDMTRVYSGKDGWSTLAAVIDTCTREIVGWRLSSSGKAKTVEAALQEGLIYRFGRLKRLEKPIILRSDNGLVFSSKSFAKTIKDYNFTQEFITPYTPEQNGMIERFFRTIKEECIWHYNFTSLKEAHRIIGEWIDFYNRERKHSALRYKTPAEVFRLAA; from the coding sequence ATGCAGGTTCAGAGCGAAATGAGAAACGAGGGCCATTCCATCAGCATCACGAAACTCTGTCGCCTGTTCGGCATTGCTCGCAGGAGTTTCTATTACAAGCCGACCCGAAGAACCCCCAAACTGGATGAAGAGCGCGTCCAAAAGGTCAAAGAGAAGATGGAAACGTTTCCGACCTACGGCTACCGGCGCCTCGCCCTGCTATTGGGTATGAACAAGAAAGCAGTGCAGCGGATCCTCCAGATCAAAGGTTGGCAGGTGAGAAAACGCTCCAAAGGGCACAGACCTAGAGCCAAGGCGATGCCTTCACGCTCACAACGTCCCGATCAAAGATGGGCCATCGATATGACCCGTGTCTACAGTGGCAAGGATGGCTGGAGCACCCTGGCCGCCGTCATCGATACCTGCACCAGAGAAATCGTGGGTTGGAGGCTCTCTTCTAGCGGCAAAGCCAAGACGGTGGAGGCGGCTTTGCAAGAGGGGCTGATCTACCGTTTCGGCAGACTCAAACGACTGGAAAAGCCCATAATCCTTCGAAGCGATAACGGTCTGGTCTTTAGCAGTAAATCATTCGCCAAGACGATCAAGGATTACAATTTCACCCAGGAATTCATTACGCCCTACACCCCGGAACAGAACGGCATGATCGAGCGCTTCTTCCGCACCATCAAGGAAGAGTGTATTTGGCACTACAACTTCACATCACTCAAGGAGGCTCATCGGATTATTGGAGAATGGATCGATTTCTATAACAGGGAACGAAAGCACTCGGCACTGCGATACAAAACACCAGCTGAAGTGTTTCGTTTAGCAGCTTAG